From the Pseudarthrobacter sp. MM222 genome, one window contains:
- a CDS encoding efflux RND transporter permease subunit, whose product MRRIVAASLRFRSIIIAMAAALMIVGGAQLSSASVDVFPEFAPPKVEVQTACLGLTAAEVEELVSVPLEEAFNGIDGLHHMRSKSVPQLSSIVMEFENGTDVLTARQLVSERMATVIPTLPTWAAPPLMLQPLSSTSRVMKIGLSSDTRSLIEMSMISYWNIRAHLLRVPGVANVAIWGERLQMLQVQVDPNKLAANNVTLDTVMSSTSDALDAGLLQYSPGALIGTGGAIDTPSQTMGIRHVQPITSPEELAKVAVADREGQAPLRLSDVANVVEDHQQLIGDAVINGGPGLMLIVEKLPWGNTLEVTRGVEEALKQLEPGLTGIAVDTTIFRPATFIEESLGNLGVALVLGCLLVIMVLSVFLFQWRTALVSVLAIPLSLMAAALVLYWTGGTINTMVLAGLVIAVGVVVDDAIIDVENIVRRLRQHRANGGTESTARVVVNASLEVRGPIVYATLIIVAATVPIFFLDGLTGAFFRPLATSYTLAVMASMLVALTVTPAMAYIFLRNAKLEDRDPPLVRVLKRWYASALRPIVRRPVPGYLALGALGVVGIVAAPLLGQSLLPSFKERDFLMHWLTQPGTSNSEEVRVSQLACRELMTIPGVNNCGSHIGQAFNADEVVGVYFGENWISVDPAVDYDETLAAVQEVVDGYPGIVRDVQTYLKERIREVLTGTGYAVVVRVYGDDLAILKKEADKLKTILGGIEGAVGAKVALQANIPQVNVEVNLDKANSYGLKPGDVRRAAATMIAGEEVGDIYRDGKAYDVQVWSPPETRTSVTSIENLQIDTPSGQRIRLADVATVAVKPTPNVIERSEGSRRIDVSANVKEGDLAKVVENLESQMKSVEFPVGYEAVVLGEYAERQAASQRLLLYSIGAVIVVFLLLQAAFRSWRLAILAILTLPVALVGGVIAAHMSGGILSLGSLVGFLTLMGIAARNGILLINHCQHLEQFEGMPFGRDLVLRGAAERLSPILMTTLATALALVPLVVMGNIPGHEIEHPMAVVILGGLVTSTLVNLFIVPSLYLRFAKKGPARQRRPRQPEPVAAV is encoded by the coding sequence ATGCGCCGGATAGTCGCAGCAAGTCTGCGGTTCAGATCGATCATCATCGCCATGGCGGCGGCGCTGATGATCGTCGGCGGCGCACAGCTCAGCAGCGCCTCGGTGGACGTGTTCCCCGAGTTTGCGCCGCCGAAGGTGGAGGTCCAGACAGCCTGCCTGGGACTCACCGCCGCTGAGGTCGAAGAACTCGTCTCCGTTCCCTTGGAGGAGGCCTTCAACGGCATCGACGGCCTCCACCATATGCGGTCGAAGTCAGTACCCCAGCTCTCGTCCATTGTCATGGAGTTCGAAAACGGTACGGATGTGCTCACCGCCAGGCAACTGGTGTCGGAGCGGATGGCTACAGTGATCCCGACCCTGCCCACCTGGGCCGCGCCGCCGCTGATGCTGCAGCCGCTGTCCTCTACCAGCCGTGTCATGAAGATCGGGCTGTCCTCGGACACCCGGTCACTCATCGAGATGTCGATGATTTCCTACTGGAACATCCGGGCGCATCTGCTCCGCGTTCCGGGCGTGGCCAACGTGGCCATCTGGGGCGAACGCCTCCAGATGCTGCAGGTGCAGGTAGATCCCAACAAACTGGCGGCCAACAACGTCACTCTTGACACAGTGATGAGCAGTACGTCGGACGCCCTGGACGCGGGGTTGCTGCAGTACTCGCCAGGTGCCCTCATCGGTACCGGCGGAGCGATCGACACGCCGAGCCAGACAATGGGCATCCGACACGTCCAGCCCATCACCTCGCCGGAAGAACTGGCGAAGGTGGCGGTGGCGGACCGGGAGGGGCAGGCCCCGCTGCGGCTTTCCGACGTCGCCAACGTCGTGGAAGATCACCAGCAGCTGATCGGTGACGCCGTCATCAACGGCGGCCCGGGGCTCATGCTGATCGTGGAAAAGCTCCCGTGGGGCAATACGCTCGAAGTCACGCGTGGGGTCGAAGAGGCGCTGAAGCAACTCGAACCCGGCCTCACCGGGATCGCGGTGGACACCACGATCTTCCGGCCGGCGACTTTCATCGAGGAATCACTCGGCAACCTGGGTGTGGCTCTTGTCCTCGGATGCCTTTTGGTCATCATGGTGTTGAGCGTCTTCCTCTTCCAGTGGCGGACCGCGCTGGTCAGTGTACTGGCCATTCCGCTGTCTCTCATGGCCGCAGCCCTGGTGCTGTATTGGACCGGAGGCACAATCAACACGATGGTGCTTGCGGGATTGGTGATTGCCGTCGGGGTGGTGGTGGACGATGCCATCATCGACGTCGAAAACATCGTCAGACGGCTCCGGCAGCACCGGGCAAATGGCGGCACCGAAAGCACCGCCAGGGTGGTGGTCAACGCCTCGCTTGAGGTCCGGGGACCGATTGTGTACGCAACCCTGATCATCGTTGCTGCCACCGTGCCGATCTTCTTCCTGGACGGCCTGACGGGGGCGTTCTTCCGGCCGCTGGCCACGTCATACACCCTCGCGGTGATGGCGTCCATGCTGGTCGCGCTCACCGTCACCCCGGCGATGGCGTACATCTTCCTCCGGAACGCCAAACTGGAGGATCGTGATCCGCCGTTGGTCCGGGTTCTGAAGCGCTGGTACGCCAGTGCGCTTCGGCCCATCGTCCGCCGGCCCGTACCGGGGTACCTTGCCCTGGGTGCACTGGGTGTCGTGGGCATCGTGGCGGCTCCGCTACTGGGCCAATCGCTGCTGCCGTCCTTCAAGGAACGGGACTTCCTGATGCACTGGCTCACGCAGCCGGGCACGTCCAACTCGGAGGAGGTCCGTGTCAGCCAGCTGGCCTGCAGGGAGCTCATGACGATCCCGGGCGTTAACAACTGCGGATCCCACATCGGGCAGGCCTTCAACGCCGACGAGGTGGTGGGTGTCTACTTCGGTGAGAACTGGATCAGCGTCGACCCTGCGGTCGACTATGACGAGACGCTGGCCGCTGTTCAGGAAGTGGTGGACGGCTACCCCGGCATCGTCCGGGATGTCCAGACTTACCTCAAGGAACGCATCCGCGAGGTCCTGACCGGCACGGGTTACGCGGTCGTCGTTCGTGTATACGGTGACGACCTCGCGATACTGAAAAAGGAGGCTGACAAGCTCAAGACCATCCTGGGCGGTATCGAAGGAGCCGTGGGTGCGAAGGTCGCTCTCCAGGCCAACATCCCACAGGTCAACGTGGAAGTGAACCTGGACAAGGCCAACAGCTACGGGCTGAAACCTGGCGACGTCCGCCGGGCCGCGGCCACGATGATCGCCGGCGAGGAGGTGGGCGACATCTACCGGGACGGCAAGGCATACGACGTCCAAGTGTGGAGCCCGCCGGAAACCCGGACCAGCGTCACGAGCATCGAAAACCTCCAGATTGATACCCCGAGCGGGCAGAGGATCCGGTTGGCGGACGTGGCCACAGTGGCGGTCAAGCCTACTCCAAACGTGATTGAGCGTTCGGAAGGATCCCGGCGCATCGACGTCAGCGCCAACGTCAAGGAAGGCGACCTGGCGAAGGTCGTCGAGAACCTCGAGTCCCAGATGAAGTCGGTTGAGTTCCCGGTCGGCTACGAAGCGGTTGTCCTCGGCGAGTACGCAGAACGCCAGGCCGCCTCGCAGCGGTTGCTGCTCTACTCTATCGGCGCTGTCATCGTGGTTTTCCTGCTGCTCCAGGCGGCGTTCCGCAGTTGGCGGTTGGCGATCCTGGCCATCCTGACGCTGCCGGTGGCCCTCGTGGGCGGTGTGATCGCCGCGCATATGAGCGGTGGCATCCTCTCGCTGGGGTCGCTGGTCGGCTTCCTGACGCTGATGGGCATCGCGGCCCGCAACGGCATCCTGCTCATCAATCACTGCCAGCACCTGGAACAGTTCGAGGGAATGCCCTTCGGCCGGGACCTGGTGCTGCGTGGAGCGGCCGAGCGGTTGTCCCCGATTCTCATGACCACCCTTGCTACCGCCTTGGCCCTCGTTCCGCTGGTGGTCATGGGCAATATTCCCGGTCATGAGATTGAACACCCGATGGCGGTGGTGATTCTGGGCGGGCTCGTCACGTCGACGCTGGTCAACCTGTTCATTGTCCCCTCGCTGTACCTGCGGTTTGCCAAGAAGGGACCGGCCCGTCAACGCCGGCCCCGTCAGCCCGAACCGGTCGCGGCTGTCTAG
- the glpK gene encoding glycerol kinase GlpK: MNQYVIAIDQGTTSTRAIVFDHSGNIVSSGQMEHEQIFPQAGWVEHDPAEIWNNTREVIGSALSKANLTRHDIAAVGITNQRETAVVWDKTTGEAIYNAIVWQDTRTQPIVDELARDGGPERFKQKVGLPLATYFSGTKIKWILDNVEGARAKAEAGDLVFGNTDCWVLWNLTGGTDGGVHVTDVTNASRTMFMDLETLSWDQEILDAFGVPASMMPAIKSSSEVYGTVHTSQLLREVPVAGILGDQQAATFGQAAFDAGEAKNTYGTGCFLIFNTGEEIVHSKNGLLTTVGYKLGDAAPHYALEGSIAVTGSLIQWLRDNLGLISSAPEVETLAASVEDNGGVYIVPAFSGLFAPYWRSDARGAIVGLTRFVNKNHIARAALEATAFQTREVLDAVNADSGVPLTELKVDGGMVANDALMQFQADILGVPVIRPKVVETTALGAAYAAGLAVGFWKDLGECSANWSEDKRWEPQLDQTERERQMRLWKKAVTKSMDWVDQDVK; this comes from the coding sequence ATGAACCAGTATGTAATCGCCATTGACCAGGGCACCACCAGCACCCGCGCCATCGTGTTTGACCACAGCGGCAACATCGTCTCCTCCGGGCAGATGGAGCACGAACAGATCTTCCCGCAGGCCGGATGGGTGGAACACGATCCGGCGGAGATCTGGAACAACACCCGTGAGGTCATCGGCTCGGCCCTGTCCAAGGCGAACCTGACCCGCCACGACATCGCCGCCGTGGGCATCACCAACCAGCGCGAAACTGCTGTCGTGTGGGACAAAACGACCGGCGAGGCGATCTACAACGCCATCGTCTGGCAGGATACCCGCACCCAGCCGATTGTCGATGAGCTGGCCCGGGACGGCGGACCGGAGCGCTTCAAACAAAAGGTGGGCCTGCCGCTGGCGACCTACTTCTCCGGCACGAAGATCAAGTGGATCCTGGACAACGTCGAGGGTGCCCGCGCCAAGGCCGAGGCCGGCGATCTGGTCTTCGGCAATACTGACTGCTGGGTGCTGTGGAACCTCACCGGCGGAACCGACGGCGGGGTGCACGTCACCGATGTGACCAACGCCTCCAGGACCATGTTCATGGACCTGGAAACACTGTCCTGGGACCAGGAAATCCTGGACGCCTTCGGTGTTCCGGCCTCCATGATGCCGGCCATCAAGTCCTCCTCCGAGGTCTACGGCACGGTCCACACGTCTCAGCTGCTGCGCGAAGTACCCGTCGCCGGCATCCTGGGCGACCAGCAGGCGGCGACCTTCGGCCAGGCCGCGTTCGACGCCGGCGAAGCCAAGAACACCTACGGCACCGGCTGCTTCCTCATCTTCAACACGGGAGAGGAGATCGTGCACTCCAAGAACGGGCTGCTGACCACGGTGGGCTACAAGCTCGGCGATGCGGCTCCGCATTACGCGCTGGAGGGCTCAATCGCCGTCACCGGGTCCCTGATCCAGTGGCTGCGCGACAACCTGGGCCTGATCAGCAGCGCCCCGGAAGTGGAAACCCTCGCCGCATCGGTCGAGGACAACGGCGGCGTGTACATCGTCCCGGCGTTCTCCGGCCTGTTCGCGCCCTACTGGCGTTCCGACGCCCGCGGCGCAATCGTCGGCCTGACCCGCTTCGTGAACAAGAACCACATTGCCAGGGCCGCCCTGGAGGCGACCGCCTTCCAGACGCGCGAGGTCCTCGACGCCGTCAACGCGGATTCCGGTGTGCCGCTGACAGAGCTCAAGGTCGACGGCGGCATGGTCGCCAACGATGCTCTGATGCAGTTCCAGGCGGACATCCTCGGCGTCCCGGTGATCCGGCCGAAGGTCGTCGAGACCACTGCGCTCGGTGCTGCGTATGCCGCAGGCCTGGCCGTTGGTTTCTGGAAGGACCTGGGCGAGTGCTCGGCCAACTGGTCCGAGGACAAGCGCTGGGAACCGCAGCTGGACCAGACGGAGCGGGAGCGTCAGATGCGGCTCTGGAAGAAGGCCGTGACCAAGTCCATGGACTGGGTGGACCAGGACGTGAAGTAG
- a CDS encoding MIP/aquaporin family protein — MSLGIVFLSEVFGTAMLTLLGCGVVANVALKGTKGNNGGFLMVTWGWGIAVFAGVYVAAKSGSHLNPAVTFGLLLNGKREYAPGVPVDFASTLTYFGGELLGAFLGAVVMWLAHKQHFDAEPEPANKLGVFSTGPAIRSTPWNLITEIIGTFVLVFVILAFGGIPSGLGPLAVALLVVGIGVSIGGPTGYAINPARDLGPRIAHALLPIKGKGSSDWSYSWIPVVGPLIGGGLAGLVALVVPIIATAAP; from the coding sequence AGTTTTCCTGTCCGAAGTTTTCGGTACCGCGATGCTGACCCTGCTGGGTTGCGGCGTTGTGGCGAACGTTGCGCTCAAAGGCACCAAGGGCAACAACGGCGGGTTCCTGATGGTCACCTGGGGATGGGGCATTGCCGTCTTCGCCGGTGTCTACGTCGCCGCCAAGTCCGGGTCACACCTGAACCCGGCCGTCACCTTCGGCCTGCTGCTCAACGGAAAGCGGGAGTATGCTCCCGGCGTTCCTGTCGACTTCGCCTCCACGCTCACCTACTTCGGCGGTGAACTCCTCGGCGCCTTCCTGGGCGCAGTGGTGATGTGGCTGGCCCACAAGCAGCACTTCGACGCCGAGCCTGAGCCCGCCAACAAGCTGGGCGTATTCTCCACCGGTCCGGCGATCCGCTCCACCCCGTGGAACCTCATCACGGAAATCATCGGCACCTTTGTCCTCGTGTTCGTCATCCTGGCCTTCGGCGGGATACCCTCCGGGCTCGGCCCGCTGGCCGTCGCCCTGCTCGTGGTGGGCATCGGCGTCTCGATCGGTGGACCCACGGGCTATGCCATCAACCCGGCCCGGGACCTCGGCCCCCGCATCGCGCACGCTTTGCTCCCGATCAAGGGGAAGGGTTCCAGTGACTGGAGTTACTCCTGGATCCCGGTGGTCGGACCGCTGATCGGCGGAGGGCTCGCCGGCCTCGTCGCCCTCGTGGTGCCGATCATCGCCACCGCGGCCCCCTAG